In the genome of Streptomyces sp. SLBN-118, the window GCTGACCGCCCGGGCCGCCCACTGGGCCCACCACCGCGACCAGGCCCGCGCCCACCTGGCCGACCCGGCCGTCGCGCCGTTCTACGGCTGTCTGTCGATGGCACTGCTGGCGGTCGGCATCGGCACCCTGACCGTGGGGCGCGACGCGATCGGTGAGAGAGCCGCGGTGGCAACGGCGGCGACGCTGTTCGGCGCGGGCACGCTCATCGGGCTGGCCGCCGCCGTCGTCGTCCCGTATCTGATGGTTGTCCGCCGCCGCGTCGCGCCCGCCACCGCCTCACCCGTCTGGCTGCTGCCGGTCGTCCCGCCCATGGTCTCCGCGTCACTCGGCCCGCTGCTCGTGCCGCACCTGCCCGCCGGACAGTGGCGCGAGTCGCTGCTGTTCGCGAGCTATGCGATGTTCGGGATCAGCCTGCTGGCGACGCTCATCATCCTGCCGGTGGTCTTCTCCCGGCTGATCCAGCACGGCGCCCTGCCCCTCGCCCTCACCCCCACCCTCTTCCTGGTGCTCGGCCCGCTCGGCCAGTCCACGACGGCGGTCAACAAGCTCGGGGACGTGGCTCCGGCCGCGATCGGCGCTCAGTACGCCCAGGGCTTCGGCGCTTTCGCCGTGATCTACGGCGTGCCGGTGCTGGGCTTCGCTCTGATGTGGCTGGTACTCGCCGCCGCGATGGTGGTGCGAGCGGCCCGGAAGGGCATGCCGTTCACGATGAGCTGGTGGGCCTTCACCTTCCCGGTCGGCACCTGCGTGACCGGCGCGGAGGGACTCGCCCACCACACCGGCCTGGTGGCCCTCGAATGGCTCGCCGCCTGCCTGTACGTCCTCCTGGTCACCGCCTGGGCGGTGACCGGCTCGCGTACGCTGCGCGGCCTGTTGCGCGGTGCGCTGCTCGCGCCGCCGGCGCAGAGGTAGCTACGGGATCAGAGAGTTGTACAGCTCCACCACCGACGTGTCGAAGGGCGGCGCTCCGAGTTCCTGTGCCACCGGCATGAGCGCCGCTTCGATGAACTGCCGGAACGCGACTTCCGACTCCCATACGTCGACTACCTGCCAGCCACCGTTCTCGCCGGGCGCCGCGAGGTGGGCGATGAGCCCGGCGGGAGGCTTCGTACGGTCCGGGATCGCCCGGTCGAAGGTCGCCTGGTACAACTCCTCGTTCCAGCCCGCGCCGTAGTTCTGCACCAGAACTGCCATCTCAGCTCCTCGATTCACGTCCAAAACCAGCTTGCCTGCCACGCTATGTCCACCACATGGTTACAGCGAGTGGTGACGAACGCCCCTGGGCCGTCCGACGGAATCCGGACGGACCGGAGACGGACCACAGACGGACCGCAGGCACAAAGGCGGCTACAGCGAGCCGTGCGCTCGCCTCAGCGCGGCACCGAGAACCGCCGGCGCCTCGGCCAGTGACGGCCCGTACCAGGTGAGATGCCGGCCGCTGACCAGCGCGGCCGGCAGCGAGGGAAAGGCCTCGGGCCCGTCGTCCGCCGTGAAGCGGTACGGCTCGTCCGGCAGGACCGCCAACTGGGCGCCGCAGTCACGCAACTCGTCCAGCGGGATACGGGGATACCGCTCGGCGTGTCCCGCGTACACATTCCCGACGCCGAGGCGGGCCAGCAGATCACCGGCGAAGGTGTCGCGCCCGAGCACCATCCACGGCCGCCGCCAGACGGGCACGACCGCCCGCACCTCCCCCGGCGGCGCGAGGCCGGCCCACGCCTCCCGCGCTTCGTCCAGCCAGCGCGGCCGCGGCAGGTCGCACCCGGTCACCAGGACCCGCTCCAGTTCGCGGAATGCCTGGTCCAGATCGCGTATCTCTGTTTCGAGCACCTTCAGGCCCGCCGCCCTGAGCGCGGCCAGATCGGGCGCCCGGTTCTCCTCCTCGTTGGCGATCACCAGATCGGGGCGTAGCCGGATCACCGCGGCCACATCCGGGTTCTTGGTGCCTCCGATTCGTACGACATCGAGCCCGGCGGGGTGGCTGCACCAGTCCGTGGCCCCCACCAGCAGCCCGGGCGCGCTGACGGCCACGGCCTCGGTCAGCGAGGGCACCAGGGAGACGACGCGCATAAGGGCTTCCTACTGCTCCGGCGTCGCGATGTGGTCGGAGACCGTGACGACGATGATCCGGGTGTCGGGTGCGGTCGCGCGCCACCGGTGCCGTACGCCTCCGGAGAGGAAGAGCGTGTCGCCCCGTACAAGGCGGTAGGCGCGGCCTTCCGCCTCGACCTCCACCGCGCCGTCGGCGACATACATCAGCTCGTCGTTGCGGTGCTCGAACTCGCGCCCGGCGTCCTGCTCCCCGGTGAATTCGAGGGCCTGCAGCTGATGCTGCCCCCGTACCAGCCGACGGGTCATCGGGGTCGGCGGCAGCTCACCACCGTGCGGGGCGCGCACCACCTTGATGGTGCGGGCGGCGTCGGAGGCGGCGAGCAGCCGTGCGGTCGTCGTCTCCAGGGCGTCGGCGACCCGCTGGAGCGAGCGGGTGCTGGGGCGGGCCCGCTCATTCTCGATCTGGCTGAGGAAGGGCACGGAGAGGCCGCTGCGCTCCGCGACTGCGGCGAGCGTGAGATCCAGGGCGCGGCGGCGCCGGCGCACAGCGGCGCCCACCCGAAGGGGTTCGGTCTCCTTCGGGTCCTTCGCGTCCTTCGCGTCCATCTGCCGGGCTCCCCTTCCCATGGCCCTCTCCGTTCTTCACCTTACGCAGCTTCCGGCTCCGGTTTCCCGCGCAAGCCCCTGCGCACGGGTGCACGCGGGGTCGCCGCCGGAGGGACAGCCCGAAGGGGTGGCCCCCCGCCACCGGCGAGGACCACCCCTTGTGCGTACTGCAGGCTACTGCGGACCGATCTCGTCCGCGCTCGAACGCTCCACCACGGCTCATGAAATCCTCGAGCTAGCGGCCGCGGCCCCCGGGACACAGTGGCTGTCGGTGCCGTGCGGCATCATCAGGATTGTGACGCGACGCCTGATGCTCCTCGACACCGCTTCCCTGTACTTCCGCGCCTACTTCGGCGTCCCCGACTCGGTCCGGGCCCCCGACGGCACCCCGGTCAACGCCGTGCGCGGGCTGCTCGACTTCATCGCGCGGCTGGTCCAGGACCATCGCCCCGACGACCTGGTGGCCTGCTGGGACAACGACTGGCGGCCGCACTGGCGGGTGGAGCTGATCCCCTCGTACAAGGCGCATCGCGTCGCCGTCGAGACGGAGACGGGCCCCGACGCGGAGGAGATCCCGGACACCCTCTCCCCCCAGGTCCCGGTGATCGAGGATGTCCTCGACGCGCTGGGCATCGCCCGGGTGGGAGCCGACGGCTATGAGGCGGACGACGTCATCGGCACCCTCACCGGGCGGGCCACCGGGCCGGTGGACATCGTCACCGGCGACCGGGACCTCTTCCAGCTGGTGGACGACACGCGCCACAGGCGGGTGCTGTATCCGTTGAAGGGCGTCGGCACACTTCAGGTGACGGACGAGGCGTGGCTTCGCGAGAAGTACGGCGTGGACGGCCCGGGCTATGTCGATCTCGCGCTGCTGCGGGGCGACCCGAGCGACGGGCTGCCCGGCGTGCCCGGGATCGGCGAGAAGACCGCGGCCAAGCTGCTGGACGCCTTCGGCGATCTGGCCGGGATCATGGCCGCTGTCGACGATCCGCGCGCCAAGCTGACGCCCGCGCAGCGCAAGCGGCTGGACGAGGCCAGGGACTATGTCGCGGTCGCGCCCACGGTGGTGCGGGTCGCCTCGGACGTGCCGCTGCCCGACTTCGACCCGGCCCTGCCCGCCGAGCCGCGTGATCCGGCCACCCTCGATGAGCTCGCGGCGCGCTGGGGCCTGGGTGGAGCGCTTCAGCGTCTGCTGTCCACACTGCACGGCTGAGGTGTTAACTTAGGCAAACCTAAGCACGCACCAGCCCAGGGAGACCGCCGTGGCAGAACGACCCGCCCGCAGGGCACCCAAGCCGTACGAAGCGCGGGTGGTGCGCACCGAGCGCGTCACCCCGCACATGGTGCGCGTCGTCCTGGGCGGCGAGGGGCTGGCAGGTTTCGCGCTCGGCGCCCACACCGATCACTACGTCAAGCTGCTGTTCGCGCCCGACGGGGTGACCTACCCGGAGCCGTTCGACCTCGAGCGCATCCGTGAGGAGTTCCCGCGCGAGCAGTGGCCGGCCAACCGCACGTACACCGTACGGAGCTGGGATCCGGTCCTCCTCGAGCTCGCGATCGACTTCGTGGTGCACGGCGACGAAGGCCTTGCCGGTCCCTGGGCGGCGCGGGCGCAGGTGGGCGACATCATGCGCATCACGGGCCCGGGCGGCGGCTACGCCCCGGCGCCGGAGGCCGACTGGCATCTGCTGGTGGGCGACGAGTCCGCGCTGCCCGCGATCGCCGTGGCCCTGGAGCGGATGCCGTCGGGCGCGGTCGTCCACGCCCTCGTCGAGGTCGCCGGCCCGGAGGAGGAGCAGAAGATCGTCACTCCGGACGGTGTCGAAATCACCTGGGTGCACCGCGGCACCGCCCCGGCGGGCGAGTCGCTGATCACGGCGGTGAAGACGCTGGACTTCCCCGGGGGCGACGTCTGCGCGTTCGTCCACGGCGAGGCGGCATTCGTGAAGGAGTTGCGCCGCCATCTGCGCCTGGACCGGCAGATCCCGCGCGAGATGTTGTCCATTTCGGGCTACTGGCGGCTCGGCCAGAGCGACGAGGCATGGCGCGCGGTCAAGCGCGAGTGGAACGAGCAGGTGGAGCGCGAGCAGGACCGGGCGGCCTGACACCCGCCGCCTCACGGACCCTCGGCTGCTTCAGCCGGGGGTCTTGTCGTGGGCGGAAGTCCCGCGGCCCGCCCGGGACTTGAGTCCGCCGTGGGCCCTGAAGTCCGCCCGGGCCTCGCCGTCCTCCGTGGCCTCGCCGTCCGCCTGGGTCTTGTCGCCGGAGTCCTCGCCTTCCGCCCCCGGCTCGTCGTCCTCGTACACGCGAGCCGAGCCGTCCGCCTGAGCGAGCCTGCGCAGTGAGGCGATCAGGCTGTCCCCGAGCACGGTGCCGACGACCGCGCTCTCCACCAGGTCGTCCAGGCCGGCGAGCCGGGCGACATAGGCGAGGTCGGCCCGGGCAATCTGCTCGGCGGCGTCCGCGTAGGCGTCCAGGACCTCGGCGAAGGCGCCGTGGCCGGCCCTGTTCAGAGCAGCCAGCGCCACGGCGAGCGCCTCGCCGGCGGGAGAACAGTCGTCCGCCAGCCAGCCGCGCCGGGCAATCAGGTCGCGAACCTCCTTGCGGGCCGCCTCCAGTGCCGCGTCAGGCTCCCCGCCCGCGTATCTCGGGACGATGAGGTCGGTCGCCACGCCCAGCACCTTGTGAACCGACGTGCCGGGGTTGTCCACGGCCGTGAGGACCTCGGCAATGGCCGCGACTTTCAGCCCTCCTACATCCAGGAGCGCGCGGATCAGCCGAAGCCTGCGTTCGTGCGCTTCGTCGTAGCTCGCCTGATTGGGGCTGGTCAACTGCCCTGCGGGCAGCAGACCTTCGCGTATGTAGTACTTGATCGTCGGTACCGGAACGCCAGTTCTGCGACTCAACTCGCCAATGCGCACTGCCCGTTCATCCTTCCGCCCTTGCCACGCGACACCCCATCCTAGATAGTCTCACTACCGGATAGCAGATGGCGTCACTATCCATTCTGTTCGACGGAGGGAGATCCGCATGCCTTCATGGCGTTCCTGGCACCGGCCGCTCATGGTCTTCGCCGCGTCGATGGCCGTACTGACGGTCGTGTCGGGCATCGGCATGATCGTCGACGACCGGATCCTGGTCGGCTCGCCGATCTGGTTCAAGCCCTTCAAGTTCTCGATCTCGCTGATGATCTACGCGCCGGCGCTGGCCTGGATGCTGTCGATGGCCACCCGCGGCCGACGGGTGGGCTGGTGGGCCGGAACGGTCGTCGCCCTGGCCGGGACCATCGAGATGGTGATCATCACCGGTCAGGTGATCCGCGGCAAACGCAGCCATTTCAACTACGCAACCGCCTTCGACACCCTCCTGTTCAACATCATGGGCGCCACCACCATCACGCTCTGGGTGAGCTCGATGGTGATCGCGTTCCTGCTCTTCCGCTCACCCCTCGCCGACCGTCCGGCCGCCTGGGCCATGCGGCTCGGCGCGGCCATCGCCGTGGTGGGCGCAGGACTCGGCAACCTGATGACGCGTCCCACCGCACAACAGCGCGCGGAAGGCGAACTCGCCAAGGTCATCGGTTCCCACAACGTCGGCGTTCCGGAGGGCGGCCCCTCCATGCCGATCACAGGCTGGTCGACGACCGGCGGTGATCTGCGCATCCCGCACTTCGTCGGGATGCACGCCCTTCAGCTCATCCCCCTGTTCCTGCTCGCTCTCATCTCTCTGGCGCCGCACTTCGCCCGGCTTCGGGACGAGCGCGTACGCCTGCGGCTGGTGCTCGTGGCCGGCGGGGCGTACGCCGCGGTGGTCGCCCTGGTCACCTGGCAGGCGCTTCGCGGCCAGGCCCTGATCCACCCGGATGGCGAGACGCTCGCCGCCGCAGCCGCGATCCTCCTCGCCGCGGTGGCCGGATCACTCCTCGCACTGCGCACAACGCCCCTGTCCCGTACGGCAGACAACACTCACAAGGAGCTCGTGACATGACCGGATTTCTCTTCGACCTGACCTTCTGTCTGGCCGCCCCCCTATGGCTGCTGATGATCTTCGTCCCCAACTGGCGTCCCACGGCGAGGATCGCCGCATCGCCGCTGACCGTCCTCCCGATCCTGGCGGTCTACCTGACCATGGCAATTCCCGTCTTCCCCGAACTGTGGGCGGCCGTGAGCAGCCCGTCCCTCGACGGATTCCGGGATCTGGCAGCCCTCGCGAACGGCGCGGGAGCCCTTTGGGCTCAGGTCATCGCCTGGGATCTGCTGCTGGGCCAGTGGATGTTCCTCCAGGCGCGCCGGCTGGGGATCCACCCGCTGGTAATGGGCCCGCTCCTGGTACTGACGATCCTGCTCTCACCGATCGGACTGCTGATCTTCCTGGCGCTGCGCGCGGCGAAGGCCCGGTCCGCGACAGGAGCCGGGGACCGGGTCGTACAACCGGCGTCGTACTAGGGCACGTTCCAGCAGTGGAGGGGTTGCTGGACGGACTTCTGGTGGTGCTCATCGGGTGCCTCCAGCGGCGGCGAAGGCGGACTCCTCCCGGGTGTCGGCCGGCTGCGCCGAGGACTCCGACTCGGCTTCTGCGAAGCGGCGCCCCGCGTACCGCAGACAGACGTCGTCGAGCGAGGGCCGGGCGACGGTCGCCGCGGCGACGGCGGATCCCGCCCGCTCCAGGACGCCGAGCAGTACGGGCACGGCGGCGGCTCCGTCGTCTGCGCGGACACTGACGCGGCGGCCTTCCACGAGGACTCGGATGCCCGGCAGCGGCGCGAGTGCCCCGGTGAGATGCGTCCGGTTCCCCTCCGCCCGCAGTTCCAGATACACCGCCACGAGTGCCAGCGGGTTGCCGGGCCTGCGCCGCTTGGCCGCCATTCCGATCACCTCGGCCACGAATACTCGTGGACGAACATATCGCGAGTCACACTCGTCAACCACGACATATCGCGAACTTGCAAGGGCTTCCCGGGCCATGCGTGCAACCATCTGCGCATCTCGACCAATCCACCGCCCCACAGGCTCCGAATGCCTGATGAAATCCTGTCCGGACTACATGCCCGCACAGTGGAGGAAAGCCGCGTGAAAGAAGCCGTACACATCGGCGGATCCGCCCCGGCGGGACCCGATCTGCAACAGCTGCTCGGACTGGTCGCCCGCGGCGACCAGCAGGCCTTCTCCCGCCTGTACGACGCTGTTTGCGGTCCGGTCCTGGGGCTGGTGCGCGCCGTGTTGCGCGACCCGGCCCAGTCCGAGGAGGTGACCCAGGAAGTGCTGATCGAGGTCTGGCGCAGCGCGGCGCGTTTCCAGCCGTCCCGCGGATCGGCGATGACCTGGATCCTGACACTCGCGCACAGACGGGCCGTGGACCGGGTCCGCTCGGCCCAGGCAGCCACCGACCGGGAGCGCAGGGCGGCGCTGCTGGACCAGACGCCCGCCTACGACGAGGTCACCGAACAGGTCGAGGCCCGGCTTGAGCGCGAACAGGTACGGCGCTGTCTGCGCACCCTCACCGAGCTGCAACGGCAGTCGGTGACGCTGGCGTACTACCGCGGGCTGGCCTACCGCGAAGTGGCCGAACTGCTGGCCGTGCCGCTCGGCACGGTCAAGACACGACTGCGTGACGGGCTCATCCGGCTGCGCGACTGCCTGGGGGTGAGCGCATGACCACCGCTGATCTGCACACGCTGACGGGCGCCTATGTGCTGCACGCGCTGTCGCCCGAAGAGCGTGCCGAGTTCGAGCGGCACTTGCTGGTGTGTCCTGCCTGTGCCCAGGAGGTGCGTGAACTGGCCGCCACCGTCGGCAAGCTGGGCCTCGCGGTGGCCATCACGCCGCCGCCCGCACTGAAGCAGCAGGTGCTGCGGCGGATCGCCGCCGAGCGCCAGGATCCGCCCCGGGTCGTGCGGCAGGGCCGCTCCGGTGGCGCCCACCGCAGCCGGAAGATGTCGCGCTTCGTCCTGGCCGCCTGTCTGGCCGCGGCCGCCGCGTTCGGCGGTGTCTCGTTCTGGCAGTACCAGGAGGCCCAGGACGCCCGCCAGGAGGCACGGCGCGCAGAGCAGCGGACCGCGGAGCTGGCTTCGGTGCTCGCCGCGCCCGACGCCCGGGTGAGCAGCGCGAAGCTCACGGGCGGGGCACGCGGCACGGTCGTGGTCTCGCAGAGCGAGAACAAGGCGGCTTTCCTGACCTCGGGGCTGCCCAGGCCGCCGCAGGGCAAGGTCTACCAACTCTGGTTCTCCGACGGAGGGAAGATGCGCTCGGCCGGTCTGATGGACCCGGCCGCCACCAGCAACGCGGTACTGATG includes:
- a CDS encoding TDT family transporter; this translates as MVTAVQPRTHSTAPARTTVRLPSLRHFGPHWYATVMGTAIVASAGAGLPVAVPGLRTACTAVWALSAAMLAVVLTARAAHWAHHRDQARAHLADPAVAPFYGCLSMALLAVGIGTLTVGRDAIGERAAVATAATLFGAGTLIGLAAAVVVPYLMVVRRRVAPATASPVWLLPVVPPMVSASLGPLLVPHLPAGQWRESLLFASYAMFGISLLATLIILPVVFSRLIQHGALPLALTPTLFLVLGPLGQSTTAVNKLGDVAPAAIGAQYAQGFGAFAVIYGVPVLGFALMWLVLAAAMVVRAARKGMPFTMSWWAFTFPVGTCVTGAEGLAHHTGLVALEWLAACLYVLLVTAWAVTGSRTLRGLLRGALLAPPAQR
- a CDS encoding helical backbone metal receptor — protein: MRVVSLVPSLTEAVAVSAPGLLVGATDWCSHPAGLDVVRIGGTKNPDVAAVIRLRPDLVIANEEENRAPDLAALRAAGLKVLETEIRDLDQAFRELERVLVTGCDLPRPRWLDEAREAWAGLAPPGEVRAVVPVWRRPWMVLGRDTFAGDLLARLGVGNVYAGHAERYPRIPLDELRDCGAQLAVLPDEPYRFTADDGPEAFPSLPAALVSGRHLTWYGPSLAEAPAVLGAALRRAHGSL
- a CDS encoding helix-turn-helix domain-containing protein — protein: MDAKDAKDPKETEPLRVGAAVRRRRRALDLTLAAVAERSGLSVPFLSQIENERARPSTRSLQRVADALETTTARLLAASDAARTIKVVRAPHGGELPPTPMTRRLVRGQHQLQALEFTGEQDAGREFEHRNDELMYVADGAVEVEAEGRAYRLVRGDTLFLSGGVRHRWRATAPDTRIIVVTVSDHIATPEQ
- a CDS encoding 5'-3' exonuclease, with product MLLDTASLYFRAYFGVPDSVRAPDGTPVNAVRGLLDFIARLVQDHRPDDLVACWDNDWRPHWRVELIPSYKAHRVAVETETGPDAEEIPDTLSPQVPVIEDVLDALGIARVGADGYEADDVIGTLTGRATGPVDIVTGDRDLFQLVDDTRHRRVLYPLKGVGTLQVTDEAWLREKYGVDGPGYVDLALLRGDPSDGLPGVPGIGEKTAAKLLDAFGDLAGIMAAVDDPRAKLTPAQRKRLDEARDYVAVAPTVVRVASDVPLPDFDPALPAEPRDPATLDELAARWGLGGALQRLLSTLHG
- a CDS encoding siderophore-interacting protein, which produces MAERPARRAPKPYEARVVRTERVTPHMVRVVLGGEGLAGFALGAHTDHYVKLLFAPDGVTYPEPFDLERIREEFPREQWPANRTYTVRSWDPVLLELAIDFVVHGDEGLAGPWAARAQVGDIMRITGPGGGYAPAPEADWHLLVGDESALPAIAVALERMPSGAVVHALVEVAGPEEEQKIVTPDGVEITWVHRGTAPAGESLITAVKTLDFPGGDVCAFVHGEAAFVKELRRHLRLDRQIPREMLSISGYWRLGQSDEAWRAVKREWNEQVEREQDRAA
- a CDS encoding MerR family transcriptional regulator, with translation MSRRTGVPVPTIKYYIREGLLPAGQLTSPNQASYDEAHERRLRLIRALLDVGGLKVAAIAEVLTAVDNPGTSVHKVLGVATDLIVPRYAGGEPDAALEAARKEVRDLIARRGWLADDCSPAGEALAVALAALNRAGHGAFAEVLDAYADAAEQIARADLAYVARLAGLDDLVESAVVGTVLGDSLIASLRRLAQADGSARVYEDDEPGAEGEDSGDKTQADGEATEDGEARADFRAHGGLKSRAGRGTSAHDKTPG
- a CDS encoding ABA4-like family protein, producing MTGFLFDLTFCLAAPLWLLMIFVPNWRPTARIAASPLTVLPILAVYLTMAIPVFPELWAAVSSPSLDGFRDLAALANGAGALWAQVIAWDLLLGQWMFLQARRLGIHPLVMGPLLVLTILLSPIGLLIFLALRAAKARSATGAGDRVVQPASY
- a CDS encoding sigma-70 family RNA polymerase sigma factor, whose product is MKEAVHIGGSAPAGPDLQQLLGLVARGDQQAFSRLYDAVCGPVLGLVRAVLRDPAQSEEVTQEVLIEVWRSAARFQPSRGSAMTWILTLAHRRAVDRVRSAQAATDRERRAALLDQTPAYDEVTEQVEARLEREQVRRCLRTLTELQRQSVTLAYYRGLAYREVAELLAVPLGTVKTRLRDGLIRLRDCLGVSA
- a CDS encoding anti-sigma factor domain-containing protein; its protein translation is MTTADLHTLTGAYVLHALSPEERAEFERHLLVCPACAQEVRELAATVGKLGLAVAITPPPALKQQVLRRIAAERQDPPRVVRQGRSGGAHRSRKMSRFVLAACLAAAAAFGGVSFWQYQEAQDARQEARRAEQRTAELASVLAAPDARVSSAKLTGGARGTVVVSQSENKAAFLTSGLPRPPQGKVYQLWFSDGGKMRSAGLMDPAATSNAVLMDGPVDSASGLGITVEPAGGSPQPTTDPLALVQFPT